AACTTCACGAGACCTTCGGAGAAATCGCATTCGCGATTGCCTGCCGCGTCATCGGCCTGCGGGATCTGGGCCCGGCTATCTCGCCAACAAACGCATTCATGATCATCACAGGCATTGAGACCCTGCACTTGCGCATGCCCCGCCATTGCGAGAACGCACTCAAGGTTGCCGAATACCTGAAAGCCCATGAGGCGGTCAGCTGGGTGTCCTATGCAGGCCTTGCAGATGATCCAAGCCACGATCTGATGAAAAAATATTCGCCAAAGGGTGCGGGCAGCGTGTTCACCTTCGGTGTCAAAGGCGGTTATGACGCTGGCGTTAAACTGGCGAACAATGTGAACCTGCTGAGCTTGCTCGCCAATGTGGGCGATACGCGGAGCCTCATTATCCACCCATCATCGACAACGCACCGGCAATTGACCGAAGAACAGCAGAAAGCAGCAGGCGCCGGACCGGACGTTGTGCGTCTTTCAGTGGGTCTGGAAGATGCAGCGGACATCATTGCCGATCTCGATCAGGCCCTGTCAGCCTAATCGTGTCCGCTTAAGAAACAAGCGACGAGCCGCGTCAACGCGTGGCTCGTCCGATGGTCTGAAGATGGAAAAGAGCGACGCTCAACAGCAGCACTGCACCTGCCTGATGAAGCAGTGCAACCTCAACCCGAGTGACCGTCAGGATTGTCGCGATCCCGAGAAACACCTGAGCGAGCAATGCCGCAAGCAACCAGTGGCCCGTCTTTTGGATTGCCGGCTCCGCGTGGTTGAGATTCCAATAATGCCAGCCGACAAGCACCAGCAGTGCGTAGGCAAACATCCGATGATTGAACTGTACAGTCCGAACATCATCAAAGGCACTCGCCCAGATTGAATCGAGCGGATAAAGGTGCCTGGGAATAAAGGCCCCGTCCATCAGCGGCCATGTATTGAAGATGAAGCCGGCATTCAGGCCAGCAACAAAAGCACCAAGAATGACCTGGATGAAAATCGCAATGACGACGATGGCCGCCCCCAATTCAATCCCTTTAAAACTGATGGGTTTCGGCAATTCGCAGCGCCAAAGAGCGGTAACAAACCAGAACATGTAGCCATAGACAAAGAAAGCAAGGCTGAGATGTGCGGCAAGTCGGTACTGGCTCACGTCAACCCGCTCGGTCAGTCCGCTCATCACCATGT
The DNA window shown above is from Parvibaculaceae bacterium PLY_AMNH_Bact1 and carries:
- a CDS encoding COX15/CtaA family protein (Derived by automated computational analysis using gene prediction method: Protein Homology.), whose amino-acid sequence is MTATDIQTSAETTDRQVAARRSIAIWLFVICGLVAGMVVVGGATRLTDSGLSITEWKPVTGAIPPLSQEVWEEEFEKYKQIPEYIRINRGMSLDEFKTIYWWEWGHRLLGRLVGLAFLVPFVYFYFTKRIERPLLPHLAAMFVLGGLQGALGWYMVMSGLTERVDVSQYRLAAHLSLAFFVYGYMFWFVTALWRCELPKPISFKGIELGAAIVVIAIFIQVILGAFVAGLNAGFIFNTWPLMDGAFIPRHLYPLDSIWASAFDDVRTVQFNHRMFAYALLVLVGWHYWNLNHAEPAIQKTGHWLLAALLAQVFLGIATILTVTRVEVALLHQAGAVLLLSVALFHLQTIGRATR